The Pseudodesulfovibrio cashew genomic sequence CGTGAACCTGTTCATCATCCTGTCCTCTCTGAAAAAGATTGGTATTACGTATGTATTGGAGTAGCCCAAGTGGCAAATGATGTCCATAACCTCTATCAATCCCGCACGCCAAGCCGTCGATCCAGCAGCAGCAGATCGGCCACGGTCAGTGCCAGCATGGCCTTGAGCACCGGGTTGATGCGCGGGATGGCCGAAATATCATGCCGGCCGCCGACCATTATGAAGGTCTCCTCGCCCCTGGTGGTCACGGTCTGCTGCTCCTGCAGGATGGACGGGATGGGCTTGATATACGCCCGAGCAACCACGTCCTGCCCCGATGAGATGCCGCCGAGGATGCCGCCCGCGTTGTTGGACAGAAAGCCGTCCTTGCCGATGGGATCGTTGTTCTGGCTTCCCCGGGACCTGGCTGCGGCCATGCCGGAGCCTATTTCCACGCCTTTGACCGCGCCCACGCTCATCAGGGCGTGCGCCAGCCTGGCGTCGAACTTGCCGAAGACCGGCTCGCCGAGCCCTGCGGGTAGACAGGTGGCACGAACCTCGACCACGCCGCCCAAGGTGTCCTCTTCACTCTTCACCTCTTCCACGTGCGCCATCCACTTGTCGATCACGTCCGGGTCGGGGCTGAAAAACGGCCTGTCCTGAGCCCCCTCGAAATCCGTGACCTTGGCCGGGATGCCGCCCAGCTCCACGGTGTAGGCATAGATTGAAATGCCTTCGGTGCGCAGTAGCTCCTGGGCAATGGCCCCACCCGCCACGCGGGACACGGTCTCACGCCCGGAGGCACGCCCGCCGCCACGGTAGTCGCGGAATCCGTACTTTGCGTTGTAGGTGAAGTCGGCGTGGCCGGGCCGGAACACATCCTTGATCTTGGAATAATCGTGGGAACGCTGGTTGGTGTTCTCCACGTAAAACCCGATAGGCGTGCCTGTGGTCTTGCCCTCGAATACGCCGGATAGCAGCCGAACCTGGTCCGGCTCATTGCGAGAGGTGGCCGAAGGGCCGCCCTGCCCTGGTCTGCGCCGGTCCAGCTCCCGCTGAATGATGCTCTCGTCCAGGGAAATGCCCGCGGGACACCCGTCGACCACGCCGCCCAGGCCGGCCCCGTGCGACTCGCCGAAGGTCGTCAGTTTGAAAAGTTCGCCGAACGTGTTGCCGCTCATGTCTTCCCCCTAATATTTGTCTATGCGCGAGATGTCGTCCATCTTGCCGATGATGACGATGACGTCACCCTCCTCGAACACGAGGTCCGCCCTGGGAACGAAGGAAAACTCGGCCTCGTCCTTCTTGCGGAAGGCCACCACCTGGACGTGGTATTTGTTGGTCAGGTCCAGATCGCGCAAGGTCTTGCCGGCCCAACGATCCACGCGAATCTCCCGCGTTGCCACGTCGGACCCGAGCCCGAAATAATCGTGGATGCCCAGGCTGGTCATGCGCTGGGCCAGCTGGAAGGCCACAAAGGCCTCCGGGAAAACCACATGGGGCACCCCGAGCTTGTAGAGCACCCGCTCGTGCTCCTCGCTGATGGCCTTGACCCAGATGTCTTCCACGCCGAGGGACTGGAGGTTGAGCACCACCAGGATGGAGGCCTCCATGGAGTCGCCGGTGGAAACCACCACCTTCTCCAGGTCCTTGAACCCGACCTGCTCCAGGGCTTTCTCATCCGTGGCGTCGGCCTTGTAGACGTGGGCCAGCCGGTCCTGTGCCCGACGGACGTGGTCGCCGTCGTTGTCCACTCCGACCACCTCG encodes the following:
- a CDS encoding potassium channel family protein, whose amino-acid sequence is MPEKNEIGVIGLGKFGYSLAEALTSLGHEVVGVDNDGDHVRRAQDRLAHVYKADATDEKALEQVGFKDLEKVVVSTGDSMEASILVVLNLQSLGVEDIWVKAISEEHERVLYKLGVPHVVFPEAFVAFQLAQRMTSLGIHDYFGLGSDVATREIRVDRWAGKTLRDLDLTNKYHVQVVAFRKKDEAEFSFVPRADLVFEEGDVIVIIGKMDDISRIDKY
- the aroC gene encoding chorismate synthase, coding for MSGNTFGELFKLTTFGESHGAGLGGVVDGCPAGISLDESIIQRELDRRRPGQGGPSATSRNEPDQVRLLSGVFEGKTTGTPIGFYVENTNQRSHDYSKIKDVFRPGHADFTYNAKYGFRDYRGGGRASGRETVSRVAGGAIAQELLRTEGISIYAYTVELGGIPAKVTDFEGAQDRPFFSPDPDVIDKWMAHVEEVKSEEDTLGGVVEVRATCLPAGLGEPVFGKFDARLAHALMSVGAVKGVEIGSGMAAARSRGSQNNDPIGKDGFLSNNAGGILGGISSGQDVVARAYIKPIPSILQEQQTVTTRGEETFIMVGGRHDISAIPRINPVLKAMLALTVADLLLLDRRLGVRD